A genomic window from Gracilinanus agilis isolate LMUSP501 chromosome X, AgileGrace, whole genome shotgun sequence includes:
- the LOC123253433 gene encoding 40S ribosomal protein S24-like, which translates to MNDTVTIRTRKFMTNRLLQRKQMVIDVLHPGKATVPKTEIRGEKLAKMYKTTPDVILVFGFRTHFGGGKTTGFGMIYDSLDYAKKNEPKHRLARHGLYEKKKTSRKQGKERKNRMKKVRGTAKANAGAGKKKE; encoded by the coding sequence ATGAATGACACTGTAACCATCAGAACCAGGAAGTTCATGACAAACAGACTTCTGCAACGTAAACAGATGGTCATAGATGTTCTTCATCCTGGAAAGGCCACAGTACCTAAGACtgaaattagaggagaaaaactgGCCAAGATGTACAAAACAACTCCAGATGTCATTTTAGTCTTTGGATTCAGAACCcattttggtggtggcaaaacaACAGGCTTTGGCATGATTTACGATTCCCTTGACtatgcaaagaaaaatgaaccAAAGCACAGACTTGCAAGGCATGGCCTgtatgagaagaaaaagacatcaaGAAAGCAGGGAAAGGAACGAAAAAACAGAATGAAGAAAGTCAGGGGCACTGCAAAGGCAAACGCCGGTGCTggcaaaaagaaggaataa